The nucleotide sequence CCTTCGATTTTTCTGGCTGCAAATAGAGCATCCACTACTTTAAATTCCTCCAGAATGACCCATACGTTCCAAGGAAGTTGTGATGTATACGCATTACTTCTCATGATCCGGATCATTCAAACATCACTGATCCAATTACACAACCAATTCCATATTCCAGTTCTTGAAGACCATATTAACTCGTTATTATTAATTTTGTGGCCTCAATTCACCCGAGttattgacttgaactGTGATGCAATGAAGAAAACTATAATCAGAATAGGAGGAAACAAAGGTAACCTTGCTCCATCGTCTTTAACACAACAATTTGGACAAATGCTCCTGGGATTGTTGAAACTCAGTATCATAGATGTTGATGGTACCCGCAAGATTGAAACTTTAAGAGGAGAACCTCTTTACACTTCTATTACAAGATTGAGAAATGACTTTGAGAATACATTAACCAAAGTAAGCAACCAGGTGAAGAACCCGACTGACAAAGAGATCTTCTTGTACAATAACTACTTTCTAATTGTCaacatcttgaagaatgaaaACCAGGATACATCCAATGACTTTATTAATGAGCAGATAgaccattttgaaaagctcTGCAAAGCCTACGAGAATTCCTAATCTAATGCACATATACTTCATATATCACAAATCTTGGCCAACATCCCACATAACTGTAAGTATGTAGaaacaccttcaagaacacGCATATGAGTGAAGCCGATTTCCTTTATCACTTCCAATCTTTTCAGTTCATTGATATCGGGAAGcgtttttgcaaccttgAAAGCCAGGGTAACGATATCAATTGCAGAGTATCCTTTGACCCATAAACCGTCTAGTAAATCGATGGCATTATCTATGTCTTGGCTGCTGCAGCAACTTCTAAGCATCTTTCTAATCACTAAAGGATGAGGTTGGTCAACAATTTTGAATACGTTTACATCATTAACCATACCAAACCCTGCAACTGTGCTCTGTAAATTGTTGATGGCTTGTCTCATATCACCTTCAGCTGTGAATATCAATGCTTGAAGACCCTCGGTGTTGAACTGAACGTTCTCAAGCTTGCACACTTCCAACAATCTCGTTAATACTTGATCATCAGCAAGCTTATTATACCTTAGGATGGCACACCGCGATTGTAATGGTTCTATTATCTTGGAAGATTGATTACAAGCAAAGGCAAATCTGGTAGTATTGGAATAAATTTCCATTGTTCTTCTTAACGCTTGCTGAGCTCCAGGTGTCATAGAATCAGCTTCATCCAAGATGATAATCTTATGTCTGCCCGGAGGCAATTGAATTTTGGTTTGAGCAAATTGCTTGATTCTGTTACGAACAACATCAATACCTCTATCATCAGAAGCATTCAACTCTAAGGTTGCCAGTTTATATAATTCTGGTCCTAGAAGTTCGAGTGCCAAACAATGAATAGAAGTGGTCTTTCCAATCCCTGGCAATCCAGAAATAATCATATGAGGCATGTTACCATCATTGGCAATTAACTTGAGTCTTTCAACCGTTTCCTCATTTCCAACAATGTTATCAAGCTTATGAGGTCTGTACTTTTCAACCCAGGGAAGTTCCAAGGTCAAAGGGGACTCTTTGGTCATACTAATGA is from Yamadazyma tenuis chromosome 6, complete sequence and encodes:
- the RFC4 gene encoding replication factor C subunit 4 (EggNog:ENOG503NUUJ; COG:L), whose amino-acid sequence is MTKESPLTLELPWVEKYRPHKLDNIVGNEETVERLKLIANDGNMPHMIISGLPGIGKTTSIHCLALELLGPELYKSATLELNASDDRGIDVVRNRIKQFAQTKIQLPPGRHKIIILDEADSMTPGAQQALRRTMEIYSNTTRFAFACNQSSKIIEPLQSRCAILRYNKLADDQVLTRLLEVCKLENVQFNTEGLQALIFTAEGDMRQAINNLQSTVAGFGMVNDVNVFKIVDQPHPLVIRKMLRSCCSSQDIDNAIDLLDGLWVKGYSAIDIVTSAFKVAKTLPDINESKRLEVIKEIGFTHMRVLEGVSTYLQLCGMLAKICDI